Proteins encoded in a region of the Lepisosteus oculatus isolate fLepOcu1 chromosome 23, fLepOcu1.hap2, whole genome shotgun sequence genome:
- the sik3 gene encoding serine/threonine-protein kinase SIK3 homolog isoform X1 codes for MAAVSSGGAAGPVTAGITHSSRPASTGMGAQNRAQPPAGITHPNRAAQAAGCITNPGHLPGGRPPPARVGPYEIERTIGKGNFAVVKLATHIITRAKVAIKIVDKTQLDDENLKKIFREVQIMKMLRHPHIIRLYQVMETERMIYLVTEYASGGEIFDHLVAHGRMAEKDARRKFKQIVAAVHFCHCRNIVHRDLKAENLLLDHNLNIKIADFGFSNIYSRGQLLKTWCGSPPYAAPELFEGKEYDGPKVDIWSLGVVLYVLVCGALPFDGSTLQNLRARVLSGKFRIPFFMSTDCEYLIRHMLVLEPSKRLSMEQICKNKWMKQGDPDPEFDRLIAECEQVKSEQQTEPINEQVLLAMVEMGLDRERTLQADQPGNPVSITVPHVQLINPDNQIVETDGAMALDSDEGEEPSPEAMARYLSMRRHTVGVPDPRTEMQEELQKLAPGFPRVAPQPPFLPLAPNVSVMQNLMPMQILQPATQQLEYKEQSLLQPPTLQLLNGMGPLGRRASDGGANIQLHAQQLLKKPRGQSPLVTSPHPIPAVTPVDEEGSDGEPDPEAVQRYLATTSKRHTMHAMTNSPAEAPPDQQRQQSSRPRVWAQHLPLEQHCRSSYKDCNTLHLPTERFSPVRRFSDGATTIQAFKAHLENSSIIKQLKQECEQLQKMYAAPQDERLLEHTQQQHILYQQEQQILHQQLQECIRSPQPSPPLQALSLGQHGEAQPSLLTHQLQRLRIQPSSPPPTHPSNHLFRQPNQSPPPGSTAMMQGHGGPSSVQYQHGAALYQPPSGSPPPPGLSRVGLSQQQPGLPRSVGMTQGLPPQQVTIQVQEAELGSGAQRQSFLSTPCGHRVLGKQLSADSAETHSRSLGRFSCSTGYDPAQWHPHLFGEGGGRGVAAAAGGYGPYLQGASLKVPGLEAYQAVAAAGGSAAGGGYGSPSALQQALLSPTPPEYRPSQHVTPTLQGLLSPRHSLSGHADPRLPPQDLAALLKRQSPRPAPSPAPPSAPQDYSDMLLLRHLGQGDSMEPPGPPGPGPQPHYSHLLQIRPPDRNPPTLPHSESMEEDEPPPAAYPDGLLVKAGVCGDPDGLLGTPMPSTAPYSTPAHRHGYLRTSSTARDSSAGEHVDRRTPGQAMEVPDHNGVTYPSRGTQNEGYRPRGSLQRHHTIQTCDDAYDQADPMSGMSLLAGKALSSARMSDVILSQSSLTGSQQLRNREETECEVEGGDLSEGTQLHSTPCYPSSCTSDMLLSYKPPDLQYSMEQAGV; via the exons ATGGCGGCCGTGTCGAGCGGCGGTGCAGCCGGACCAGTAACGGCTGGGATTACCCACTCTTCCAGACCCGCCTCCACAGGCATGGGCGCCCAGAACCGAGCCCAGCCCCCCGCCGGGATCACCCACCCCAATCGCGCTGCCCAAGCCGCCGGCTGCATCACCAATCCTGGCCACCTCCCGGGCGGCAGGCCCCCTCCAGCCAGAGTGGGGCCCTACGAAATCGAGAGGACCATCGGAAAAGGCAACTTCGCGGTGGTCAAGCTGGCCACGCACATCATCACCAGGGCCAAG gtgGCCATTAAGATAGTGGATAAGACTCAGCTCGATGATGAGAATCTGAAGAAGATATTCAGGGAGGTGCAGATTATGAAGATGCTGAGACACCCCCACATCATCCGTCTCTACCAG GTGATGGAGACGGAGCGGATGATCTATCTAGTGACAGAGTACGCCAGTGGGGGGGAAATATTCG ATCACCTAGTTGCTCATGGACGAATGGCGGAGAAGGACGCTCGGCGGAAGTTTAAGCAGATTGTCGCGGCTGTCCACTTCTGTCACTGCCGCAACATTGTCCACCGAGACCTCAAGGCCGAGAACCTCCTGCTGGACCACAACCTCAACATCAAGATTGCAG ACTTCGGCTTCAGCAACATCTACTCACGGGGTCAGCTGCTGAAAACATGGTGCGGCAGCCCCCCCTACGCAGCCCCTGAGCTCTTCGAAGGGAAGGAGTACGACGGGCCCAAGGTGGACATCTGG AGTCTGGGGGTTGTGTTGTACGTCCTGGTGTGTGGCGCCCTGCCCTTCGACGGCAGCACCCTGCAGAATCTCCGGGCCCGCGTGCTCAGTGGCAAGTTCAGGATTCCCTTCTTCATGTCCACAG ACTGCGAATACCTGATCAGACACATGCTCGTTCTGGAACCCAGCAAGCGTCTCTCCATGGAGCAGATCTGCAAGAACAAGTGGATGAAGCAGGGAGATCCAGACCCAGAGTTTGACAGG TTGATAGCTGAATGCGAGCAGGTGAAATCGGAGCAGCAGACAGAGCCCATTAATGAGCAGGTGCTTTTGGCCATGGTGGAGATGGGCCTGGACCGTGAGCGCACACTACAG GCGGATCAGCCCGGCAATCCAGTCAGTATCACTGTCCCTCATGTCCAGCTCATCAACCCTGACAACCAAATCGTGGAG ACGGATGGGGCGATGGCTCTGGACAGCGATGAGGGAGAGGAGCCCTCTCCAGAGGCCATGGCGCGGTACCTGTCCATGAGAAGGCACACTGTGGGCGTGCCAGACCCCAG GACGGAAATGCAGGAGGAGCTGCAGAAACTGGCCCCTGGGTTCCCTCGCGTGGCTCCACAGCCCCCCTTCCTCCCACTGGCCCCCAATGTCAGTGTCATGCAGAATCTGATGCCAATGCAGATTCTGCAGCCCGCCACACAGCAGCTGGAGTATAAG GAGCAGTCCCTACTCCAGCCTCCCACTCtccagctcctcaatggaatgGGGCCCCTGGGCCGCAGGGCCTCAGATGGTGGTGCCAACATCCAGCTGCATGCCCAGCAGCTGCTGAAGAAACCTCGTGGCCAGTCTCCCCTGGTCACCAGCCCG CATCCTATCCCAGCCGTTACCCCTGTGGATGAAGAGGGCTCTGATGGAGAGCCTGACCCTGAGGCAGTCCAGAG GTATCTGGCCACCACCTCGAAAAGGCACACCATGCACGCCATGACCAACTCCCCTGCCGAGGCACCCCCCGATCAGCAGCGGCAGCAGAGTTCTCGCCCTCGAGTGTGGGCACAGCATCTGccactggagcagcactgtcg GTCGAGCTATAAGGATTGTAACACTCTCCACTTGCCCACGGAGAGATTCTCTCCTGTCAGGCGCTTCTCTGATGGAGCTACAACTATCCAGGCCTTCAAAGCACACCTGGAGAACAGCAGCATCATTAAACAGCTCAAACAG GAGTGTGAGCAGTTACAGAAGATGTATGCAGCCCCTCAAGATGAGCGGCTCCTGGAGCACACACAACAGCAGCACATTCTCTACCAGCAAGAGCAGCAGATTCTACACCAGCAATTACAG GAGTGTATCCGCTCCCCGCAGCCCTCACCCCCCCTGCAGGCACTGTCACTGGGACAGCACGGAGAAGCCCAGCCCAGCCTGCTCACTCACCAGCTACAGAG GTTGCGGATCCAGCCCTCCAGCCCCCCTCCTACACACCCCAGCAACCACCTTTTCAGGCAGCCCAACCAGAGCCCTCCTCCCGGAAGCACAGCCATGATGCAGGGGCATG GTGGTCCCTCCTCAGTGCAATACCAGCATGGCGCAGCTCTGTACCAGCCACCAAGTGGTAGCCCTCCTCCACCCGGACTATCCCGTGTTGgactctcccagcagcagcctggcCTTCCCCGGAGCGTTGGCATGACCCAAGGCCTGCCTCCACAGCAGGTGACCATTCAGGTGCAGGAAGCGGAGCTGGGGAGTGGAGCACAGCGGCAGAGCTTCCTGTCTACACCGTGTGGCCATCGAGTGTTGGGGAAACAGCTGAGCGCCGACAGTGCGGAGACACACAG TCGCAGTCTGGGCCGGTTCTCGTGCTCCACAGGCTATGACCCAGCTCAGTGGCACCCCCACCTGTTTGGGGAGGGGGGTGGCCGGGGGGTGGCTGCGGCGGCAGGAGGATATGGGCCCTACTTGCAGGGCGCGTCTCTGAAAGTGCCAGGGCTGGAGGCCTACCAGGCAGTCGCAGCAGCAGGGGGCTCGGCAGCTGGGGGGGGGTATGGGAGCCCCTCGGCTCTGCAGCAGGCCCTACTGTCGCCCACCCCCCCAGAATACCGGCCTTCACAGCACGTAACGCCAACCTTGCAGGGCCTGCTGTCTCCCCGACACTCGCTCAGTGGCCACGCTGACCCCCGGCTGCCCCCCCAGGACCTGGCGGCATTGCTAAAGAGACAGAGCCCTCGACCGGCACCCTCTCCTGCacccccctctgcccctcaaGACTACAGCGACATGCTGCTGCTGCGCCACCTTGGCCAGGGAGACTCCATGGAGCCCCCAGGCCCCCCTGGTCCCGGGCCCCAGCCCCATTACTCCCACCTGCTCCAGATCCGGCCCCCGGATCGCAACCCCCCCACATTGCCACATTCCGAAAGCATGGAGGAGGACGAGCCGCCGCCTGCAGCCTACCCCGATGGGCTCCTCGTCAAGGCTGGCGTTTGTGGGGACCCCGATGGCCTGCTGGGGACCCCCATGCCCTCCACAGCTCCCTACAGCACACCTGCACACAGACATGGCTACCTGCGCACAAGCTCCACAGCCAGAG ATTCTTCTGCTGGAGAGCATGTTGACCGCAGGACCCCAGGGCAGGCCATGGAGGTGCCTGACCACAATGGTGTTACCTACCCTTCCCGTGGGACTCAGAATGAGGGCTATCGGCCACGTGGATCTCTGCAGCGGCACCACACCATCCAGACCTGCGACGACGCCTAT GACCAGGCAGATCCTATGTCTGGTATGAGCCTACTGGCTGGGAAAGCACTAAGCTCTGCTCGGATGTCTGACGTCATCCTCAGCCAATCATCTCTCACAGGAAGCCAGCAGCTGCGCAACCGGGAGGAGACAG AGTGCGAAGTGGAGGGCGGAGATCTGAGTGAGGGCACCCAGCTTCATAGCACCCCCTGTTACCCCTCCTCCTGTACGAGCGACATGCTCCTCAGCTACAAACCCCCTGACCTGCAGTACAGCATGGAGCAGGCTGGAGTCTAA
- the sik3 gene encoding serine/threonine-protein kinase SIK3 homolog isoform X2 yields MAAVSSGGAAGPVTAGITHSSRPASTGMGAQNRAQPPAGITHPNRAAQAAGCITNPGHLPGGRPPPARVGPYEIERTIGKGNFAVVKLATHIITRAKVAIKIVDKTQLDDENLKKIFREVQIMKMLRHPHIIRLYQVMETERMIYLVTEYASGGEIFDHLVAHGRMAEKDARRKFKQIVAAVHFCHCRNIVHRDLKAENLLLDHNLNIKIADFGFSNIYSRGQLLKTWCGSPPYAAPELFEGKEYDGPKVDIWSLGVVLYVLVCGALPFDGSTLQNLRARVLSGKFRIPFFMSTDCEYLIRHMLVLEPSKRLSMEQICKNKWMKQGDPDPEFDRLIAECEQVKSEQQTEPINEQVLLAMVEMGLDRERTLQSLHTDAYDHYSAIYSLLCERLKRHKTLRIAPPTHRAMTYPGINTVQADQPGNPVSITVPHVQLINPDNQIVETDGAMALDSDEGEEPSPEAMARYLSMRRHTVGVPDPRTEMQEELQKLAPGFPRVAPQPPFLPLAPNVSVMQNLMPMQILQPATQQLEYKEQSLLQPPTLQLLNGMGPLGRRASDGGANIQLHAQQLLKKPRGQSPLVTSPHPIPAVTPVDEEGSDGEPDPEAVQRYLATTSKRHTMHAMTNSPAEAPPDQQRQQSSRPRVWAQHLPLEQHCRSSYKDCNTLHLPTERFSPVRRFSDGATTIQAFKAHLENSSIIKQLKQECEQLQKMYAAPQDERLLEHTQQQHILYQQEQQILHQQLQECIRSPQPSPPLQALSLGQHGEAQPSLLTHQLQRLRIQPSSPPPTHPSNHLFRQPNQSPPPGSTAMMQGHGGPSSVQYQHGAALYQPPSGSPPPPGLSRVGLSQQQPGLPRSVGMTQGLPPQQVTIQVQEAELGSGAQRQSFLSTPCGHRVLGKQLSADSAETHSRSLGRFSCSTGYDPAQWHPHLFGEGGGRGVAAAAGGYGPYLQGASLKVPGLEAYQAVAAAGGSAAGGGYGSPSALQQALLSPTPPEYRPSQHVTPTLQGLLSPRHSLSGHADPRLPPQDLAALLKRQSPRPAPSPAPPSAPQDYSDMLLLRHLGQGDSMEPPGPPGPGPQPHYSHLLQIRPPDRNPPTLPHSESMEEDEPPPAAYPDGLLVKAGVCGDPDGLLGTPMPSTAPYSTPAHRHGYLRTSSTARDSSAGEHVDRRTPGQAMEVPDHNGVTYPSRGTQNEGYRPRGSLQRHHTIQTCDDAYDQADPMSGMSLLAGKALSSARMSDVILSQSSLTGSQQLRNREETECEVEGGDLSEGTQLHSTPCYPSSCTSDMLLSYKPPDLQYSMEQAGV; encoded by the exons ATGGCGGCCGTGTCGAGCGGCGGTGCAGCCGGACCAGTAACGGCTGGGATTACCCACTCTTCCAGACCCGCCTCCACAGGCATGGGCGCCCAGAACCGAGCCCAGCCCCCCGCCGGGATCACCCACCCCAATCGCGCTGCCCAAGCCGCCGGCTGCATCACCAATCCTGGCCACCTCCCGGGCGGCAGGCCCCCTCCAGCCAGAGTGGGGCCCTACGAAATCGAGAGGACCATCGGAAAAGGCAACTTCGCGGTGGTCAAGCTGGCCACGCACATCATCACCAGGGCCAAG gtgGCCATTAAGATAGTGGATAAGACTCAGCTCGATGATGAGAATCTGAAGAAGATATTCAGGGAGGTGCAGATTATGAAGATGCTGAGACACCCCCACATCATCCGTCTCTACCAG GTGATGGAGACGGAGCGGATGATCTATCTAGTGACAGAGTACGCCAGTGGGGGGGAAATATTCG ATCACCTAGTTGCTCATGGACGAATGGCGGAGAAGGACGCTCGGCGGAAGTTTAAGCAGATTGTCGCGGCTGTCCACTTCTGTCACTGCCGCAACATTGTCCACCGAGACCTCAAGGCCGAGAACCTCCTGCTGGACCACAACCTCAACATCAAGATTGCAG ACTTCGGCTTCAGCAACATCTACTCACGGGGTCAGCTGCTGAAAACATGGTGCGGCAGCCCCCCCTACGCAGCCCCTGAGCTCTTCGAAGGGAAGGAGTACGACGGGCCCAAGGTGGACATCTGG AGTCTGGGGGTTGTGTTGTACGTCCTGGTGTGTGGCGCCCTGCCCTTCGACGGCAGCACCCTGCAGAATCTCCGGGCCCGCGTGCTCAGTGGCAAGTTCAGGATTCCCTTCTTCATGTCCACAG ACTGCGAATACCTGATCAGACACATGCTCGTTCTGGAACCCAGCAAGCGTCTCTCCATGGAGCAGATCTGCAAGAACAAGTGGATGAAGCAGGGAGATCCAGACCCAGAGTTTGACAGG TTGATAGCTGAATGCGAGCAGGTGAAATCGGAGCAGCAGACAGAGCCCATTAATGAGCAGGTGCTTTTGGCCATGGTGGAGATGGGCCTGGACCGTGAGCGCACACTACAG TCTCTGCACACAGATGCTTATGATCACTACAGCGCCATCTACAGTCTACTGTGTGAACGGCTGAAGAGACACAAGACCCTGCGCATTGCTCCCCCTACCCACAGAGCCATGACCTACCCTGGTATCAACACAGTACAG GCGGATCAGCCCGGCAATCCAGTCAGTATCACTGTCCCTCATGTCCAGCTCATCAACCCTGACAACCAAATCGTGGAG ACGGATGGGGCGATGGCTCTGGACAGCGATGAGGGAGAGGAGCCCTCTCCAGAGGCCATGGCGCGGTACCTGTCCATGAGAAGGCACACTGTGGGCGTGCCAGACCCCAG GACGGAAATGCAGGAGGAGCTGCAGAAACTGGCCCCTGGGTTCCCTCGCGTGGCTCCACAGCCCCCCTTCCTCCCACTGGCCCCCAATGTCAGTGTCATGCAGAATCTGATGCCAATGCAGATTCTGCAGCCCGCCACACAGCAGCTGGAGTATAAG GAGCAGTCCCTACTCCAGCCTCCCACTCtccagctcctcaatggaatgGGGCCCCTGGGCCGCAGGGCCTCAGATGGTGGTGCCAACATCCAGCTGCATGCCCAGCAGCTGCTGAAGAAACCTCGTGGCCAGTCTCCCCTGGTCACCAGCCCG CATCCTATCCCAGCCGTTACCCCTGTGGATGAAGAGGGCTCTGATGGAGAGCCTGACCCTGAGGCAGTCCAGAG GTATCTGGCCACCACCTCGAAAAGGCACACCATGCACGCCATGACCAACTCCCCTGCCGAGGCACCCCCCGATCAGCAGCGGCAGCAGAGTTCTCGCCCTCGAGTGTGGGCACAGCATCTGccactggagcagcactgtcg GTCGAGCTATAAGGATTGTAACACTCTCCACTTGCCCACGGAGAGATTCTCTCCTGTCAGGCGCTTCTCTGATGGAGCTACAACTATCCAGGCCTTCAAAGCACACCTGGAGAACAGCAGCATCATTAAACAGCTCAAACAG GAGTGTGAGCAGTTACAGAAGATGTATGCAGCCCCTCAAGATGAGCGGCTCCTGGAGCACACACAACAGCAGCACATTCTCTACCAGCAAGAGCAGCAGATTCTACACCAGCAATTACAG GAGTGTATCCGCTCCCCGCAGCCCTCACCCCCCCTGCAGGCACTGTCACTGGGACAGCACGGAGAAGCCCAGCCCAGCCTGCTCACTCACCAGCTACAGAG GTTGCGGATCCAGCCCTCCAGCCCCCCTCCTACACACCCCAGCAACCACCTTTTCAGGCAGCCCAACCAGAGCCCTCCTCCCGGAAGCACAGCCATGATGCAGGGGCATG GTGGTCCCTCCTCAGTGCAATACCAGCATGGCGCAGCTCTGTACCAGCCACCAAGTGGTAGCCCTCCTCCACCCGGACTATCCCGTGTTGgactctcccagcagcagcctggcCTTCCCCGGAGCGTTGGCATGACCCAAGGCCTGCCTCCACAGCAGGTGACCATTCAGGTGCAGGAAGCGGAGCTGGGGAGTGGAGCACAGCGGCAGAGCTTCCTGTCTACACCGTGTGGCCATCGAGTGTTGGGGAAACAGCTGAGCGCCGACAGTGCGGAGACACACAG TCGCAGTCTGGGCCGGTTCTCGTGCTCCACAGGCTATGACCCAGCTCAGTGGCACCCCCACCTGTTTGGGGAGGGGGGTGGCCGGGGGGTGGCTGCGGCGGCAGGAGGATATGGGCCCTACTTGCAGGGCGCGTCTCTGAAAGTGCCAGGGCTGGAGGCCTACCAGGCAGTCGCAGCAGCAGGGGGCTCGGCAGCTGGGGGGGGGTATGGGAGCCCCTCGGCTCTGCAGCAGGCCCTACTGTCGCCCACCCCCCCAGAATACCGGCCTTCACAGCACGTAACGCCAACCTTGCAGGGCCTGCTGTCTCCCCGACACTCGCTCAGTGGCCACGCTGACCCCCGGCTGCCCCCCCAGGACCTGGCGGCATTGCTAAAGAGACAGAGCCCTCGACCGGCACCCTCTCCTGCacccccctctgcccctcaaGACTACAGCGACATGCTGCTGCTGCGCCACCTTGGCCAGGGAGACTCCATGGAGCCCCCAGGCCCCCCTGGTCCCGGGCCCCAGCCCCATTACTCCCACCTGCTCCAGATCCGGCCCCCGGATCGCAACCCCCCCACATTGCCACATTCCGAAAGCATGGAGGAGGACGAGCCGCCGCCTGCAGCCTACCCCGATGGGCTCCTCGTCAAGGCTGGCGTTTGTGGGGACCCCGATGGCCTGCTGGGGACCCCCATGCCCTCCACAGCTCCCTACAGCACACCTGCACACAGACATGGCTACCTGCGCACAAGCTCCACAGCCAGAG ATTCTTCTGCTGGAGAGCATGTTGACCGCAGGACCCCAGGGCAGGCCATGGAGGTGCCTGACCACAATGGTGTTACCTACCCTTCCCGTGGGACTCAGAATGAGGGCTATCGGCCACGTGGATCTCTGCAGCGGCACCACACCATCCAGACCTGCGACGACGCCTAT GACCAGGCAGATCCTATGTCTGGTATGAGCCTACTGGCTGGGAAAGCACTAAGCTCTGCTCGGATGTCTGACGTCATCCTCAGCCAATCATCTCTCACAGGAAGCCAGCAGCTGCGCAACCGGGAGGAGACAG AGTGCGAAGTGGAGGGCGGAGATCTGAGTGAGGGCACCCAGCTTCATAGCACCCCCTGTTACCCCTCCTCCTGTACGAGCGACATGCTCCTCAGCTACAAACCCCCTGACCTGCAGTACAGCATGGAGCAGGCTGGAGTCTAA